The Oryzihumus leptocrescens sequence CCACCTGGCCTCCCTCTACGCCGACCCGGCCGACGTCGACGGCCTGGTGCAGCGGCTGGGCATCGACGCCTTCAGCGGCACCACGGTGCGCCGCCTCTCCGGCGGGCAGAAGCAGCGGGTGTCCCTCGCCGCCGCCCTGGTCGGCCGTCCCGAGGTGGTCTTCCTCGACGAGCCGACCGCGGGCCTGGACCCGCACGCCCGCCTCGACGTGTGGGACCTCGTGCGCGAGACCCGCGACACCGGCTGCGCCGTGGTGGTCACCACCCACTCCTTCGAGGAGGCCGAGCGCCTCGCCGACCACGTGGTCATCGTCGACCACGGCCGCGCCGTGGCCGAGGGCTCGGTCGCCGAGGTCACCGGGGAGCGCACCCTCGAGGACGTCTACTTCGAGCTGACCCGGGAGGGGTCCCGATGAGCGCGCCGGCCACCCCGCGGACCCGCGTCCTCGCCCAGGCCCGGTTCGAGGCGGGCACCCTGCTGCGCAACGGCGAGCAGCTGCTCGTCGCGGTCGTCCTGCCCGCCCTGGCCCTCGTCGGCCTCGCCCTGGCCCACTCCCCCTCGCTCGGCCCCGGCCGGCGGATCGACGTCGCAGTGCCGGGGGTGCTGGCGCTGGCGGTCATCTCCACCGCGTTCACGGGGCAGGCGATCCAGACCGGTTTCGACCGTCGCTACGGGGTTCTGCGCCTGCTCGGGGTGACCCCGCTCGGCCGCGGCGGCCTGCTGGTGGCCAAGTCGGTCGCGGTGCTCGCCGTCGAGCTGCTGCAGTTCGTCGTGATCGGCGGGCTGGGCCTGGCACTGGGCTGGCACCCGAGCTGGGTCGGCCTGCTGCCTGCCCTGCTCGTCGCCCTGCTGGGCACCTGGGCGTTCGTGGCCCTGGCCCTGCTGCTGGCGGGCACGGTGCGCGCCGAGGGCGTCCTGGCCATCGCCAACCTCGTCTGGGTGGTCCTCCTGGCGCTCGGCGGGGTGATCATCCCGCGCAGCGAGCAGCCGGCCGGCCTGTCCCACCTGGCGGCGGCGCTGCCCTCGAGCGCCCTGGCCGACGGGCTGCGGGACGCGTTCCTGCACGGCCGGCTGGCCGGCATACCGGTGCTGGTCCTGGTCCTCTGGGGCGCGGTCGCGACCGTGGTCGCCGCCTGGACCTTCCGCTGGGGCGACTGAACCCGACCGCCTGCGCGACCGGGCCCGTGTCGGCCCGGCCCGGGGCGACCGGGCCCCCGGTGCGATGCCCCCGGACGGCGAGGACCCCCGCCTCCGCAGGTCTCTCCGCCTGCGGCTGCGGGGGTCACCCGGAACCGGTGGGCCCGGGTCCGGTCCGGACGCGCCCCCTGTCGAACACGTCCGGACCGTCCAGGCCCCTGGTTGGTCGCCGGGCCCCCGTGGCCGCGGGGCGCCCGGCGCGTCTCAGGTCAGCCGCACTCGGCCGCGGT is a genomic window containing:
- a CDS encoding ABC transporter ATP-binding protein, which codes for MTEAVTVRDLVRQFGPRRAVDGMSWRAASGQVTAVLGPNGAGKTTTIECAEGLQRPDGGEVRVLGTDPWSAPAGHRSRVGVMLQDGGLPGGTKPLRLLRHLASLYADPADVDGLVQRLGIDAFSGTTVRRLSGGQKQRVSLAAALVGRPEVVFLDEPTAGLDPHARLDVWDLVRETRDTGCAVVVTTHSFEEAERLADHVVIVDHGRAVAEGSVAEVTGERTLEDVYFELTREGSR
- a CDS encoding ABC transporter permease, whose amino-acid sequence is MSAPATPRTRVLAQARFEAGTLLRNGEQLLVAVVLPALALVGLALAHSPSLGPGRRIDVAVPGVLALAVISTAFTGQAIQTGFDRRYGVLRLLGVTPLGRGGLLVAKSVAVLAVELLQFVVIGGLGLALGWHPSWVGLLPALLVALLGTWAFVALALLLAGTVRAEGVLAIANLVWVVLLALGGVIIPRSEQPAGLSHLAAALPSSALADGLRDAFLHGRLAGIPVLVLVLWGAVATVVAAWTFRWGD